The Papaver somniferum cultivar HN1 chromosome 3, ASM357369v1, whole genome shotgun sequence genome includes a region encoding these proteins:
- the LOC113360010 gene encoding uncharacterized protein LOC113360010, giving the protein MALSKPVWMQEVISSYFNDSKAQHIISQLLIAPTSLQHYTYHHEVLRYKTRLYIGRCNNVRATIIQSIHASAVGGHSGIQATYMRAKAHFFWTKLKQDMSTSYHRQTDGQTKRVNACLENYLRCMTGHQPKQWVQWLTLAEWWYNTSFHTSLRMSPFKALYGDEAPHLAFPSSTTSSVASVEQY; this is encoded by the exons ATGGCTCTCTCAAAACCAGTATGGATGCAAGAAGTCATTTCAAGCTACTTCAATGATTCAAAAGCTCAGCACATTATCTCCCAGCTTCTTATTGCTCCTACTTCCCTTCAGCATTATACTTATCATCATGAAGTACTCAGATATAAAACAAGATTGTACATTGGCAGATGCAACAATGTCAGAGCCACCATAATTCAATCCATTCATGCATCTGCTGTTGGGGGTCACTCTGGAATACAAGCTACTTACATGAGAGCAAAAGCTCATTTCTTTTGGACAAAACTGAAGCAGgat ATGAGCACCTCCTACCATCGACAAACTGATGGCCAAACAAAGAGAGTCAATGCTTGTCTTGAAAATTATCTCAGATGCATGACAGGCCATCAACCAAAGCAATGGGTTCAATGGTTGACTTTAGCTGAGTGGTGGTATAACACTAGCTTCCACACTAGCCTCAGAATGTCTCCTTTTAAAGCACTATATGGCGATGAGGCTCCTCATTTAGCTTTTCCTTCATCCACTACTTCTTCTGTGGCATCAGTTGAGCAGTACTGA